The DNA sequence attgaaaatgcaGTACTTCtattaataaatgataaaagttgctcaaaagtaatttttgtaaatgttatcCTTCATTTTCTCGTCTGCAGATAAGAACctgcatcataagtgcctcCTCTATTTGGAATTATCTCTTATTTTCGCTTTCGCCCTCCCATGAGTCTGTGGGGGAATCTGGGTGGGAGGTAGGGAGCTTTCCACCTGGACTCTACTGTGTTCGCAGgccgctgtgtgtttgtgttgcattacACATGGCAGCCTTCACAACATGACTGGCTCCACTGGGCTTAGGCCCCTGGGATTTAAGCACGCAACCACCAGaggccagagagaaaagagggagaggaatgaAGATGAGATGTGGGATGATgatgttgcgtgtgtgtgtgtgtgtgagtgtgtttgtgtgcgtgtgcgtgtgcgtgcgtgcgtgcgtgagttgCCCTGTCCTTCTACGGTTTGACTCCTCTGTTTCTGAGTTGAGGTGTTTTGTTAACCTTGTCTCTGGGAAGTGAAGGGTACACACAGTAGAATGAACAGATAAAGCGAGACAGGGCTGAAAAGGCTCACACACTCGCCCAAGGCCTGTGCTGAACTTTTCCCACGCGTGTATACACGCATTTacccacacaaaacacacacatccagaaaaATCACCTGAATAACAGCTTATCCTATGTTTATTAAATGTTTCCAGGGTGAATGTCAGGCCAGCGGGATGCTGtgggcctttgtgtgtgtggcgctgCCCCTCAGAGGAGCAGCTTTCCGTTGTTGTCTCGTATTTTCTGTCTGATGCTCTCCAAGCTGGATGCCTCGGCCTGAACATAGCGCCGTGCCTAGGGCTACGCTAAACAACAAAGGGGGATAAAGCGTCACACATGGCTTTGATGAAGGGCTCGCAAATGCAGTGGAGCAAACGTGGGGGCGGAAACCTTTTGAATTAGGAGTAAAGATTAACCTCATACAGAGTGGGGCCTGTTTTGAACCTCTTCTCAATTCAGCAAGAGTTGTAGtcttgtttatatttttctaaaatgttggtATTGAATTATTGAGTTTGAAACtatatatgaaatacatttgGCTACATATTTGCTTTTATAAATAGCCATTACATTGGCATCGTTGAACTTCTGTTTATGCTGCATGTGATCCTGTGGGAGCAGCAGGACAAGCTGAAAACTCAAACTGTTTTCAAGGAGAACATGTTAGCAAACAGTTGACCATTTATACAAGCAGTAGACATGGAACAACAACAGTATTAATTTGTCTTACTTGCGTTTCCATCCACCTGATCCCTTTATCTCTATTTTAAGTCTGCACCAGTTCCTGGGAGAAAATAtgtggctctttagctgctaaatgctccactatgttcagcAAATCTCGAACTGGGTGGTGtacagtggaggaggaaattAAGCCAACAGTAAATTCAACAATCCCTCACACAGTCTGATGTAGAAACACTGATCAGCCCAGCGTTCGACAAAATGTTGGGGGGTTACTGACATCAAAACGTTGCACACACGCTAAGGAAGGATGGGGCGTCGGGTGATTCAACTTAATGAGAGAGTGAGGTCAGGGTGGACGTGAGCGGATGTGGCAGAGATGTGGTGGAGTGGGAGAGAGCAGGGTTATCATAGCGATGAGTGCTAAATACTGACACTGTCTGGATGGGAAGAGAAGAAGGCGACCATCAAAGATGCGGGAAGAAATAGAGGAAGAGATTATCTTGACTGTTGAGAGGAGCAGATGAAAGGGTGaatggagaggaggagctgtTTGAACTCTAAGAGGatgacataatatatatatatatatatatatatatatatatatatatatatatatatataatacataattaTACTACAACATAATGCATCAAATGCTAAACTTACTTCTGTGCGAGTTATAGCAGCCAAGCTGATGAGGGTCTAAAGAGCTACCTGTTGACCTCGGCAACAGACGATGAATAATCAGGAAGTCATAAAGAAATTGTTATACCATCAACCCTGTCCACTGGTGCAAAACATTGGTAgcatgactttttttgttgcaaattATATCTTTGTCAATAATCCGGCAGCAGAATACTTGGCAGTCTGGATTTGTGCCAGGGTTTGAttgagacaggcagacagggcTTCACTGAGGTATGTGTGGTCTTGGGAACTCATAACCTGAGACTCATAAAACAAgcctgaggaagaaaaacaaaaacatgtctaCTTGTAGAGAATGATAGCCTTAAAGCTCATTTTGTTGGAATTTGCCTTTTGATATCTGAAAATCTGCCCATTGTATGGAGGAGCCTGCAAATACTGAATTCATTCCTCCATATTGAAATAGTTTATCAAATTTAGTACACGTTAATCATCCCTTCAAAACTCCTTGTTTGTACTGTTGTGGTGCTACATGTCTCATTATGGAAGTGTACCAGTCGGATTTAATGCAGTTTATTTTGGTAGTGAATAATGGAATATGTTTAGATTtgagttcattcattcattcctcgtctaccgctttatccatttaagggtcgccgggggtcgctggagccaatcccagctaacattgggcgagaggcggggtacaccctggacaggtcgccagcctatcacagggccacatacagagacggacaaccattcactctcacattcacacctacggtcaatttagagtctccaatgaacctaaccccattctgcatgtctttggactgtgggattaagccggagaacccggagggaacccacacatacacggggagaacatgcaaactccacacagaaaggagtTTGCATGTTGAACCCCAGGTTGAATCCCaggttgaaccgggattcgaacccagaaccttcttgatgaacatatttaatatcaatatcagtaCTGGAGCAAGACCATGGTTAGCCTAGCTTAACAGGACAActggaaatcaaacaaaaaaatgaaactttttaCAGTGAAAATTACCTTGCTGTAAATTTCTCTAAATTAAGTGTTTTCAGAAGTGATCtgccctcctctgcctcttcagtTGAAGCTGCACTGGAAATGAAGAATTATCACCTctttgttttagaaaaaatagGATTTACAGACTCAACATGTGTTTAAATGACTTCTTCAGACACTCTGCAGTGCAGACAGTACATAATCAGGGCTGCTCCCGCTGTGGGAGACACACTGCCAGCTTATAAGAAAGCCTATTTCTGTAAGGTGCAGCTGGCGGAGGAGATACGAGACTGaagtgaggtgaggtgaggtggaTGTGTGAGGGTCAAGGCATCCAGACCAATGCCATTTTCTCAGATTATGATATCTCCCTGACCTGGAGGTGGTGTGGGCGATAAGccacttttcctcctctgtgtcctcttcACCAGACATTTCCCCAAAACATTCCCACAACGTCATGGGAACGAACACTCCTTACGCATCTCCGCTTCAATGTTGTCATCTTATTCAAccatcatgttttttaaagggaacATTAACTGTGACAGTAATTTAAATATGGTAACACCATGGTTGAGATTATGTGTGTATCTTAGCTCTTGCCACTTTAACCAGCAGAGATCAGGGTCAAGACTTTCTACTTTTTTGTCTTCTAGATGTGTAAgcactttcattttccttttagaaaaacaaaactccaaaCCTCGCACACTAAACAGATTctgttatgtgtttttttttcttcttttcaggtACTTGGCCAAGCTGTCATCAGTTGGAAGCATCAGGGATGAGGAGACGTGCGAGAGGTTACGAGGCCTCATTCAGAGACAGGTTTGCATCTTTAACAACGGACAATAATGTTTCAAATATTATAACTCCATGCACATGGCTCTTTTCATGCATCCATgttacacaatgaaaacaagcaaacacttACACATAGTGGGACTCCTTGCACTAGATGCTTTTCTCACACAAGTAGATGCATCCCTGTATAGTTCTCCTTTTGAAATAGTGAAGGTGTCTTCAGATTATGGCGGAAAAATTGCTTTTGCATGCGCCTTTGTGAAGACGCATGCAAAAGCTAAAAAGTTCCAATTTTGTTGACCAGTTACTGTTGAACAGACTGTGAACACATGGACCGTAAAATAATTGCAACTGAGCAATTTGAATTTCTAAAACTGTACTATAACAAAGTGGCTTCATATTAAGGCCAGATATCCAGAACAGAGGTTGTGTCTACTGCCAGCAAGATTAGCATTGTTGCTAATTTTAGTTACATCGTCACCTACATTTTCGTTGTGCAGAGACTCGGCTAATGCAGGAATCGGTAGCTCTTAAGCCTGGTGAGTCGGCCATAGCGACGTCCTCCAGGCAGGGATGTAGTACTAGAGTCCTGGACTCCTGACTTGTGACAAGACTCGTACTTGCGCATTAATGACTCGAACTTGGACTCGGACTCGAGGGTGAATGCAAAAGGACTCGAGCTTTAATCAAATCGGACTCGAAGGTTGATGAACTCCCTGACAACTTATTTGTTTGATAGGTCTGTCAATTTAATCAGTAAGAGTTTCTTGCAAGGGCAGGGCGTGTGTATCCTCTTCCACCTGCAGATTCAGCGCGTCCCACGCTGTGAACAACTTTGGAAGAGGCAGTGGGACGTGCCCCGGGACGTGACGTTTGCCTTCACAGATTTCACTTCCACGTCTGGAAAGAGCTCTGCAAAATGCACAATTTGTTGGCGGACAATTGAGGAGTAGTCTGGGACGACGTCTAATTTAACAGAGATCTGTCACGTCGTGACAATCAGTTAATAATCTCCCTTTGAATGGTAGACCCTCTTTTATTTGTGACTCGACTTGGACTCGGACACAaacactggggactcgagacTCGATTCAGACTCACGAGTTGGTGACTCGACTACAACACTGCCTCCAGGAGCTAAAACTACCTAGAAGCCTAGACCAGAGGCGTGTTTATGTATCGACTGACAGCCACTGTCACACGTGCCTTTGACAGCACATCTCcacatcaatatatattttgtgatatGTTTCAACTTAAAACTAGAAAACTAAAAAGCATACGCCTGCATCCAATGAGAAAATAATACCTAGAATTTGGTGCTTTGTTCATACCAGAGTAAAACCTTTTTTATGCTCATGTATAATAACAGAAAAATCAGGAACCTCCTGATAATTGCCTGAAAACCAATATGCTTGTCAAATAATATCCTGGCATTAAGAGacttatttttgtctcttttttcctcacatGAATTATAGAAAAGGCAACACAATTCATTTGATTACAACATATCAAACTCACTACCTTACATAACATTCTTctagcagacgcttttgtccaaagcgacttacaataagtgcatcaaccatgaagatattacccagaCGTGCAAGAATCGATAGAGTACATAAACAACTATCAAATCAACGTGTGAATTTGATGTAGcgcctgtgtgtctctgctccagGTCCAGATCTGTAAGCGCAGTGTGGAGGTCATGGATGCGGTGCGTCGTGGAGCCCAGCTGGCTATAGATGAGTGTCAGTTTCAGTTTCGCAACCGTCGATGGAACTGCTCCACTCTCGAGACGATGCCTGTGTTTGGCAAAGTGGTCACCCAGGGTGAGATTACACACTCCGGTGAttcctgattttaaaaaatgatcagtcAACTTAAATATactcaaaatattttctatgtgaattattattttaaaatgttgtgacAGTTTAGTTTTGTTCCATTTGTGTTGGCTTAACCTCCTCTTGCCTGTTAAGTTTTGGTCTCCTTCCCTCGGACTTGAATACGCTCTTTATCTGTATACACACTGCTTTTTGCAATTCAGAATGAGAAGCTCCTTTCAGTTCCATAGTGAAACAATatgactgtgtttgtgcatgtgtgtgtgtctgctagGCACCCGTGAGGCAGCCTTTGTGTATGCCATCTCAGCAGCCAGTGTGGCGTTTGCGGTCACAAGGGCCTGCAGCAGCGGAGAGCTGGAAAAATGTGGCTGCGACCACAATGTACATGGAGTCAGTCCAGAGGGTAGGtctttctctcgctcacacacacacacacacacacacacacacacacactcttaatttctctctctatttcacacacacacacacacacacacacacacacacacacaagaaaaacttACCCAATGCATTTGAATGCAATAAATAGTGTGACATTAAAatactcattttattttaaaaagaccaGCCAAATACCATATTATTAAACATGCCATCTTCTCTCCTTGTGTGTATAGCCAGAGCATTGCTACAGTACAAAAATAGTAATGAAAGTTTCattccattcatccattcagaAATccactctgtgtctctgttttattACTGTGTCACAGGTTTCCAGTGGTCGGGCTGCAGCGACAACATTGCGTACGGAGTGGCTTTTTCTCAGTCCTTCGTGGATGTGCGAGAGAGGAGTAAAGGCCAGTCCTCCAGTCGGGCTCTCATGAACCTGCACAACAACGAGGCTGGCAGAAAGGTAACTCACTGCTCTTAAAGTTCAATGACCCCTTCTGTAGAAAACTGCACTTCCTTGAGGACTAGAGAAACATGTTTTCTATAGTTGCT is a window from the Scophthalmus maximus strain ysfricsl-2021 chromosome 6, ASM2237912v1, whole genome shotgun sequence genome containing:
- the wnt4 gene encoding protein Wnt-4a isoform X2 translates to MKGYLAKLSSVGSIRDEETCERLRGLIQRQVQICKRSVEVMDAVRRGAQLAIDECQFQFRNRRWNCSTLETMPVFGKVVTQGTREAAFVYAISAASVAFAVTRACSSGELEKCGCDHNVHGVSPEGFQWSGCSDNIAYGVAFSQSFVDVRERSKGQSSSRALMNLHNNEAGRKAILSHMRVECKCHGVSGSCEVKTCWKAMPPFRKVGNVIKEKFDGATEVEQRKVGTTKVLVPRNSQFKPHTDEDLVYLDPSPDFCDHDPRTPGMLGTVGRQCNRTSKAIDGCELMCCGRGFQTQEVEVVDRCSCKFHWCCYVKCKQCRKMVEMHTCR